Genomic window (Stigmatella erecta):
ACCCCTACGTGGCGGGGTTCCGCAGCAACCAGGGCATCGCGCTGTTTCTCCAGGGGCGGTACGAGGAGGCGCGGGCGCAGCTCGCCGAGGCGCAGGCGCTCTGGGAAGAAGTGCTCGGCCCCGAGCACCCGTACCTCATCCACGCGTTGATCAGCCAGGGCGCCTCGCTCTGGCGGCTGGGAAAGCTGCCGGAGGCGGTGGGGCTGCTGGAGCGCGCCCAGGCGTTGATCGAGAAAGTCCTGGGGCCCGGGCATCCCTTCCTGAGCGAGCCCTTGAGCGTGCTGGGGTTCGTGTTGACGGACATGGGCCGCTACCCGGAGGCTCAGCAGCGGCTGGCGCAATCCCTGGCATTGATTGAAAAGGTGATGGGCCCGGAGTCTCCCGGCGTGGCGGATCCGCTGCTGGGCCTGGCCCACCTGCACCGGGTGCAGGGCGCGTCCGCGAAGGCCCTGCCCCTGCTCGAGCGCGCCCTGTCGCGGGCCCAGGGCGCCACGCTCGCGGAGGTGCAGTTCGAGCTGGCTCAAACCTTGTGGGAGTTCGAGGCACGGCGTCCGCGCGCCCGCGAGCTGGCCACGCAAGCACATGCGTATTGGCAACGATTGGAACACCCGCAAAGGATGCAGTCCCAGCAATGGCTCTCAAGCCATTCCCTGTCCCGTGGGCAGCGTGAATAGGCTTCTCTGCTCGCCGTCCGGAGGCCGCCCTGAAAGACTCCGGGCACTTCCAACAAGGACGGGGTGGATGAAACGCAACAAGGCGTGGATGTCCGTATTGCTTCCTGCGGTGCTGGCGCTGGGGGCGTGCGAGGGCGAGGACAAGCCCCCCTCTCCCGGGGAGGGCGGGCCCACGGTGCATGCGGGGTTCATCAAGGCCGATGAGACGTGGCGGGCGGCGGGCAATCCGCACGTGGTGAGGGGGCCGGTGCTCGTGGGCGGAAGCCAGAAGCCCGTGCTGACGGTGGAGGCCGGCGTGGAGATCCGCTTCGAGCGCAAGGCGGGGTTGATGATCGGCACCACGTCCGGCGAGCTGGGCGCCCTGCGGGTGGAGGGCACGGAGGCGGCGCCGGTGCTGTTCACGGCCAGCGCGGAGGCGCCCCAGCCCGGAGACTGGCTGGGGGTGACGCTGGGGGAGGGGACCCAGGGCTCGCGCATCTCCCACGCCACCATCGAGTACGCGGGAGGCATCTTCGATGACGGCGAGGAGAACAGTGAGTCCTGGAAGTTGATCTCCGCGGGGCTGCACCTCGTGGGGGGCCCGGAGGCGCCGGAGGACTTCCGCCCCGCCGTCATCGAACACGTCACGCTCCAGCGGAACGCGCACCACGGGGTGCTCTTGACGAAGGGCGGCTTCGCCAAGGACTCGCTCGGGCTGACCCTGCGGGACAACGCGGGCGTTGCCCTGCGGTCGACCGCCAACGAGGTGGGCACGCTGCCCCAGGGCACCACCGTGGGCGGCAACACCGTCAACGAAATCCACGTGGTGGAAGGCCCGGTCACCACCAGCCAGACGTGGCCCAACGTGGGGGTGCCCTACGTGCTCACCCAGCTCATGGACCTCGGCGTGCCCCCGGTCCTGTTCGTGGGTTCGGCCTCCGCGCCGGTGCTCACGCTGAGCCCGGGCACGGAGCTGCGGATTCCCGGGGAGGGCTACATCAGCATCGGCTTCCAGGAGGAGTCCGGCACCATCGTTCCCGGCAATCTCCAGGCCGTGGGCACCGCGCAGGCGCCCATCCGCTTCGGTCCCACCGGCGCCACGGCCTTTTGGTCGGGGCTGTTCTTCTACGGCGCCCAGGACACGTCGCTGGAGTACGTCACCGTGGCCCAGGCGGGAAAGCCCCTCTTCGGGGCCCTGGGCGGCGGCAACCTGAACGTGAATGGTGACCTGGGGGTGTCCGTGCGCCGCAGCACGCTCAGCGGCTCGGCCGGGTGCGGCATCACCGTCACGATAGGGCTCAATGGCTCCGCGACGGACTACGTCGCGGAGGAGTTCCAGAACGTCTTCACCGGCAACGCCGGTGGGGCGCAGTGCAACCGGTGATCAAGCGCGCAAGCGCGTCACGGACGCGGTGGGCGAGGCTGGAGACTCCTCGCCGGCAGGGGCTGGGTTCTCCTGGCCGAGGGCCGCGAGCCGCTGGGCCAGGTGCGCCGCCTGGGCTCCCTTGGCACCGGCCTCGCTGCCGGCCACGCCCACCAGCGACACCCGGGCCCGCTCCAGCAGGGCCACCTGTGCGTGGAGCTGGGCCAGCAGGCGCTCCCGCTTGCTGGCCAGCAGGTTCAGCCGGTTGAGCTCCTCGCCCAGCGAGGAGGCCGCCAGCTCCAGTTGCCGCCGCGCCACCGCGTCCCCGGTGGCCTGGGCCCGCGCCCGCAGGTCCTCCACCTGCTTCTGCACGTCCTGGGGCGCCACGGCGGACAGCTGGGCTTCCAGCTCGGCATGGGTCTCGGCCAGGGAGAAGGCCTCGCCGGCCATCTTCTGCAGCACGCCCACCAGCTCGTTGCGGCCGGCGCCCGGGCGCAGCTTCAGGGCCACCGTGCGGCACTGCCGGTACAGCTCCCGGGTGCGCCCGAGCAGCGCCTTGGCCTCGCCGTCCACCTGGGCCTCCAGCGTGCCCCCGCGCGACTCCACCGCGTCCCCATGCACCGTCACGTGCGAGGCCAGCGTGCCCACGCTCCAGAAGAGCGCCACCGCCGTGTAGCCCAGCAGCGCGCCCAGCAGTCCCCCGGTGGGGAAGAAGCGCGCCTCCAGCACCTGCTGCACGTACAGCCCCACGGGCACCAGCAGCCCCGAGGCCACCGCGCCCGCGGCCACCTGGGAGGGCTGGCCTACCCGCTCGCTGCCCTGGCCGAACCAGCCCACCATCGCCGCGGCGATGGCGCCCGAGCACGCCTGGGGCACCGGCGCATCGGCCTGGAAGAGGTAGGGCAAGGCCGCCAGCAGTGGCATGCCCACCCACAGCAGGGCCTGGGTGCCTGGCTTCGGCCGGGCGCCGGCCAGCGCCGCGGCCACCACCGCGAAGCCGGGGTTCAGGGGCAGCTGGGCGCGCGTGGCCAGCGCGGCCAGCACGCCCACCGCGGCGCCTCCCACCAATGCACGCAAGGTGCGCGTCTCGAAGTCTTCGCGGTGCAGCAGCTGGAGGGCGGGCGCCATGGTCGTCATCCCCTCAATACGCATTTTCCTGCCCAAAGTTCTTGATGGACTTCGTTTGCAGGGAGCGGGCGTGGTCTCTCCGCTCGGATTCGCTCTGGGCGTTCTCGTAGGCGTCCCGGGTGCGGTCCAGCTCCGCGATATCCCCGGACAGTGCCGAGGCGCTCGCGCCAAAGAGGCTCCGGGCGCTGCCCATCAGGCTCAAGGCACTCTGGCGGTTGCCGCGCTTCATCTCCTCGGCCGCCGCGCGCATCTGCTGGGTGCCCAGGGCCCGGTGCGCATGCACACGCACATCCTTGTCCAGGTGGGCCCGCACCAGCTTGGACTTCTCCGTGGACTTCGCCGTCAGCGCCACCTGCGCCTCCGCCGGGCGGCCGGTCTCCACATTAATGTAGTGCACCGTGGCCACCAGCAACTCCAGGGGGTCGTCCGAGGCTTCCGTCTCCAGGGACAGCTTCACCACGAGCCGCGCCGACTGGCCGCCCGCCATGTCGTACAGCGGCACCCGCACCTCGTTGCCCTCGCGCACGGTGTTCACGCCCATCACCTCCACGGTGTGGACGGCCGGCGGCAGGGTGAGCCGCACCTCCACGGCGCGCGCCACCGTGCTCGTGGCCTGCTCCAGCTCGCGGGTGAACACCTCGGCGAGCTGCTCGGAGCGCAAGAAGCCGCTGAAGCCGCCGCCCTGGTCCGCGATGCCCTGCATCAGGTTCTCGTTGAAGTTCTCGCCCACGCCCAGGCCGCTCACGGCGATGCCCTGGCCGCGGAGGGTGCGCGCCAGCGCGAACAGCTCTTCCTCGCGCTGCAGGCCCGCGGTGGGCTGCCCGTCGCTCAGGAGGATGATGCGGCTCACCTTGAAGAACTCCGTGGCGCCCATCAGCTGCCCGGCCGCCGCCTCCAGGGCGCCGCTGATGTTGGTGGAGCCCCCATCCTGAATGCCCTCCACGAAGGCGTACATCCGCTCGCGCTCGTACTCCGTGGCCAGCGTGGCGGGAAACACGGTGACGTCCGTGCCGTAGTGCACCAGCGTCACCCGGTCCTCCGGGCGCACCTGGGAGATGAACTCGCGCGCGGCCTGCTTGGCGTCATCCATCTTCTGCCCGCGCATGGAGCCGGAGCGGTCGATGACGAGCGCCACGTTCGCGGGCACCCGGCGCTGCTCCCGGGGCTCCCGGGCCTTCACCTCCAGCACGGCGAAGGCCTCGCTGGGGCCTGACTGCACCCAGGCCCCGGACAGCTTGCCCTCCAGCGTCAGGGGACCCCAGCCCGAGGAGGCCACCCACGGGAGCACCTCGGTGGCGGCCTCCTCATCCGGGGTGGCCACCGTGTGGGTGGTGTCCAGGACGGGGGGCGGCGGGGGCAGGCCCAGTGCCAGGGCCCCGAGGGCGAGCAGCGCGGCGGCGGACAGCAGCAGGACGGTGCGGCTCATTCGGGGAACCTCGCAGGGGGAAGCTTGGGAAGCAGGCTAGGGAGTTTCCTGCTTCCGGCACATCGGACACTGGGAGGACCCCGGGCGTTTCCGGCCCGCGGCCGTATCGGTCAACGGGAGGAGGGTCCGCGGCTCACCAGGTCCTGGACGATTTGCCGCAGCGCCGGCTCGTTGAAGGGCTTCTCCAGCTTGGGGTTGGGGATGGCCTCCAGGAACTCGCGCGCGTTGGTGGTGAAGGCACCGCCGGACACGAAGATGAAGCGCCGCTCCAGCCCGGCCTGCGTCTTGCGCACCGCCTCGTACAGGTCCTTGCCGCCCAGGTCCGGCATCATCACGTCGCACAGCACGGCGTCGAAGAAGTCCGGCTCGCGCTGCAGCCGCTCCAGGGCCTGGCGCCCGCCGGAGGCCACCTCCACCTCGTGCTCCTTGAGGATGCGCCGCAGCACCTTGCCCACGCCGGGCTCGTCGTCCACCACCAGCACGCGGCCCTTGCGCTGCGTGGCCGGCTGCGCCGCCGGCAGGGCGGCGTGGGTGCGCGCCCGGGTGCGCGGCTCCAGCGAGGGCAGGATGACGCGGAAGGTGGAGCCCTTGCCCATCTCGCTGTCGGCGGAAATCTCGCCGCCCAGGTTGGTGATGATGCCGTGGCAGATGGACAGGCCCAGCCCCGTGCCCACGCCCACCGGCTTGGTGGTGAAGAACGGATCAAAGATGCGGCCCAGCGCCTCGCGCGGGATGCCCGAGCCCGAGTCCTGCACCTCGATGAGCACCCGGCCCACGTCCAGCCGCCGCGTGACGAGGCGGATGGAGTGGCGCTGCGCGTCGCCCTCGGGGATGGCCTGGGCGGCGTTCACCACCAGGTTGAGGAACACCTGGCACAGCCTTCCCTCGTTGGCCATGACCATGGGCACCGAGGCGTAGTCCCGGTGCAGCTGGGCGCGGTGGCGGATTTCGTTCGCCGCCATCATCACCACCGAGTCGAGCACCTGGTGGATGTCCACCGGGCTCAGCCGCTCCTCGTCCGGCCGCGAGAACGTCTTCAGCTGGCGGACGATCTGCCGCACGCGCTCGGCGCCCTCGTACGCCTCGCTGAGCACCTCCTGCCACTCGGCCAGGTCCAGCTCCGCGCGCTGGCGCAGCTTGGGGCCACTGCCGGCCGGGGAGGCGGCGGTGGACGTGGTGCTCTCCATCGACAGCTGGCTGCGGCGCATCTCCTCGGACAGGAAGCTCAGGTTGGAGATGACGAAGGCGAGCGGGTTGTTGATTTCATGCGCGATGCCCGCCGCGAGCGTGCCCACCGAGGCGAGCCGGTCCGCCAGCGTCAGCCGCGCCTGGAGCTGGCGCTGCTCCGTCACGTCGCGCGCGATGGAGACTACCGCCGGGGCGCCGTCGAACAGGAGCGGCAGCGAGACGAGCTCCGCCACGCGCGTCTTGCCATCGCGCCGCACGAGCCGCCGCTCGCCGGTGATCATGCCCTTGATGCCGCTGGGGTCCGGGGGCGGGCCGGGCACCTCCTCCAGGTCATCCTCCACGAAGCGCATGAGCGCGCGGCCGATGAGCTGATCGGGCCGGTCGAAGCCCAGCGTGGTGACGAGCGCCATGTTGGCGTAGACGATGCGGCCGTCGCGCTGGATGGCCGCCGCGTCCGTCACGCCCTCCAGCAGGATGCGGAAGCTGGCCTCGGACATCTTGAGGGCCTCCTCCACCTCGCGCCGGTCGGTGATGTCCCGGGCAATGCCCTCCACGGACACCGCGCGCCCGCTGCTGTTGAGCACCGGGGCCACGGTGTGCTCCAGCCACTTGGTGCGCCCGTCCCGGCACGTGAAGCGCAGCACCACCGGCTTGTTGCTCACCGACTGGGGGTTCTCCAGCAGCTGGGTGAGCGCGGGCAGGTCGCCCGGGTGGATGCGCCGGTGCCACAGCTCGGGGTCCGCGTAGTGCTCCTCGGGGCTGTAGCCGAGCTGGTCGCTCACCACGCGGCTGACGAAGAGGAAGCTGCGCGGGTTCTCCAGCCGGTACCGGTACTGGATGTCCGAGGCGTTCTCCGCGAGCTGCCGGTAGCGCGTCTCGCGCTCGCGCAGCGCGCTCTCGGACTGGCGGTGCTCCAGCTCCAGGGAGATGGCGCCGGCCACCGCCGACAGCAGGTCCACCTCCAGCTGCGTCCACTGCCGCTGCTCCTGGCAGTGGTCGAAGCCGATGAAGCCCACCAGCGCGTCGTTGACGCGCAGGGGCAGCACGAGCAGGGACTGGATGTTCTGCGGGACGAGGAGGGTGCGCTCCGTCTCGGGGAAGTCCTTCACCAGCCCCATGATCTTGTCGCCCTGGGACAGCCGCTCCAGCCAGCGCGAGAAGGCGGGCTCCATGGGCAGGTTCTGCAGCTGGGGGTTGTCCAGCTCCACCTGGATGCCCGGGGCGCACCACTCGGCGCGCTGGCTCATGAGCACCTGGCCGCCCT
Coding sequences:
- a CDS encoding vWA domain-containing protein, with product MSRTVLLLSAAALLALGALALGLPPPPPVLDTTHTVATPDEEAATEVLPWVASSGWGPLTLEGKLSGAWVQSGPSEAFAVLEVKAREPREQRRVPANVALVIDRSGSMRGQKMDDAKQAAREFISQVRPEDRVTLVHYGTDVTVFPATLATEYERERMYAFVEGIQDGGSTNISGALEAAAGQLMGATEFFKVSRIILLSDGQPTAGLQREEELFALARTLRGQGIAVSGLGVGENFNENLMQGIADQGGGFSGFLRSEQLAEVFTRELEQATSTVARAVEVRLTLPPAVHTVEVMGVNTVREGNEVRVPLYDMAGGQSARLVVKLSLETEASDDPLELLVATVHYINVETGRPAEAQVALTAKSTEKSKLVRAHLDKDVRVHAHRALGTQQMRAAAEEMKRGNRQSALSLMGSARSLFGASASALSGDIAELDRTRDAYENAQSESERRDHARSLQTKSIKNFGQENAY
- a CDS encoding PAS domain S-box protein; translated protein: MSEPSRSDRFHRQIIDSLDEVVFHTDTQGVVTFLNPAWTKLTGYRPEESVGRAFLDALHPKDREQHQQRFQDLLAQPPEPQRFEARALSRDGAERWVEVVTRSLRGEDGSVQGFCGTLTDVSERRRTHDALSQRERYLAALVEMQQRLLVAQHGEESYKESYRGVLEPIGQATGASRVYVFLLHRDEGGQVLMSQRAEWCAPGIQVELDNPQLQNLPMEPAFSRWLERLSQGDKIMGLVKDFPETERTLLVPQNIQSLLVLPLRVNDALVGFIGFDHCQEQRQWTQLEVDLLSAVAGAISLELEHRQSESALRERETRYRQLAENASDIQYRYRLENPRSFLFVSRVVSDQLGYSPEEHYADPELWHRRIHPGDLPALTQLLENPQSVSNKPVVLRFTCRDGRTKWLEHTVAPVLNSSGRAVSVEGIARDITDRREVEEALKMSEASFRILLEGVTDAAAIQRDGRIVYANMALVTTLGFDRPDQLIGRALMRFVEDDLEEVPGPPPDPSGIKGMITGERRLVRRDGKTRVAELVSLPLLFDGAPAVVSIARDVTEQRQLQARLTLADRLASVGTLAAGIAHEINNPLAFVISNLSFLSEEMRRSQLSMESTTSTAASPAGSGPKLRQRAELDLAEWQEVLSEAYEGAERVRQIVRQLKTFSRPDEERLSPVDIHQVLDSVVMMAANEIRHRAQLHRDYASVPMVMANEGRLCQVFLNLVVNAAQAIPEGDAQRHSIRLVTRRLDVGRVLIEVQDSGSGIPREALGRIFDPFFTTKPVGVGTGLGLSICHGIITNLGGEISADSEMGKGSTFRVILPSLEPRTRARTHAALPAAQPATQRKGRVLVVDDEPGVGKVLRRILKEHEVEVASGGRQALERLQREPDFFDAVLCDVMMPDLGGKDLYEAVRKTQAGLERRFIFVSGGAFTTNAREFLEAIPNPKLEKPFNEPALRQIVQDLVSRGPSSR